A single genomic interval of Helianthus annuus cultivar XRQ/B chromosome 6, HanXRQr2.0-SUNRISE, whole genome shotgun sequence harbors:
- the LOC110944580 gene encoding uncharacterized mitochondrial protein AtMg01250-like — MSNFEFTLLLIAAVLVKGVCVSARAAVLVNGSPTFDFRCEKGLRQGDPLSPFLFLIVMEALSWLLKKAQQIGIFKGVCITSNEAELSHLFFADDTLIMGEWTRDNIQSIARVLRIFYLCSGLRINLHKSNIFGVGVEDREVDNMMELLGCKRGGFPFNYLGIQVGAKMSQVSN, encoded by the exons ATGTCCAATTTTGAATTCACATTATTATTAAT AGCCGCGGTGTTGGTTAAAGGCGTTTGTGTTTCTGCTAGAGCCGCGGTGTTGGTTAACGGGTCTCCGACTTTCGATTTCAGGTGTGAAAAAGGTCTCCGACAAGGAGATCCTTTGTCTCCTTTTCTTTTCCTAATCGTGATGGAAGCTCTGTCGTGGTTGTTGAAAAAAGCTCAACAGATTGGTATTTTTAAAGGGGTGTGCATCACGAGTAATGAAGCTGAGTTGTCCCATTTGTTTTTTGCTGACGACACCCTCATTATGGGTGAATGGACTCGTGATAATATTCAGAGCATCGCTAGAGTTCTTCGTATTTTCTATCTTTGCTCGGGTCTCCGTATAAACCTACATAAGTCTAATATCTTTGGAGTGGGCGTGGAGGATAGGGAGGTGGACAATATGATGGAGCTCTTGGGGTGCAAAAGAGGTGGTTTTCCCTTCAACTATCTCGGCATTCAAGTTGGTGCCAAGATGTCTCAGGTTAGTAACTAA